In the Flavobacterium sp. 90 genome, TCAATACCTTTATGTATTTCATTAACACCTTGGAAAGTATAATATCCGCTAGGGTTAGTTGCTGCTTGATCGGTTGCAGTTGTAAATCTGTCATCCCAAGTAGTATAATAAGCATTTAAGTTAGCATTGAAGATTCCAGAACGGAAACCATAACCAAGTTCGATTGCTTTTACTTTTTCGTTTGTAAGATTCGGGTTTACTATTGAAGCATTGTTTGGATATACTGCATTGAAAAATGGTTGTTTTGAGTAGTAACCAGCGTTTGCAAATACATTATGGTGTTCATTAATGTTGTAGTTTGCACCAAGTTTAACGTCTCCTCCTGTAATGTTTTTGTAATCAGTGTCAGCAAGTGGGTCTGAAGCAAGATACTTCATGTGATCGATTCTTTTGTATCCCTGTTGAGACACAGCAGCTTGAAGAAAAGCAGTCAAGTTACCAGTAGAGTACTCTAATTGAGAAAAAGCTCCGTAGTAGTTTACTTTACTGTCATTCCAGTAGTTAATTCTATCTTGGTAATCTGTACTAACAAATGGGTTTCCACTTGGTCTTGGAGCATAAGTTGTGCTGAAATATTCAGGATTATTGTTTTTGTTAGCAGTGTTTTTGTAAACATCAGCTCCAAATAAATCAATTAAGTTTTGAAAGTGAATACCTTCGTAAATTCTTCCTTCAACTCCAAAATCTAAAGTTAAATTGTCAGATAATTTTTTGTCTAAATTGATTACTGTACCATACCAGTTGTGAGAGTTTACAGAAGCAATTTGAGAAATACCAGCTGTGTTATTGATAACTGTTGCACCAGCAACTTTGTTGCTACCTGTATCAGCACTGTTTTCATATTTACCGTTTACAGGAAGTCTTATTCCTAAAGTTGTAGCTTGACCAGAGTTCCAGTTTTGAATTAAATCAAAATTTACAAGACCGTCAGCAGTTCTTAACTTATTGTTAGTAGAGTATGCATTATCACCTCTAATACCACCATTTGATGAAGTTCCTCCTCCACGTCCCCATGAAGCATAAACAACAGTAGATAATTTTGTTGTCGAGTTGATATTGTAATCCCAGTTAAGAGACATTACAGGTTTATGGTAGTAATTTGTTCTTAAATTATATTCTTCACCATTTTTCATACCCCAATCAGAGTTGTATTTGATGTTTGGATCAGTACCGTTACTTCCGTATTTCAAGTAATCACTTAATAATGGAGAAGTAGTTCTTTGATCATGCCATTGAGGTGCTCCTGTAAAAGTAAATTGGAAGTTATGTTTGTCGCTAGCTTTGTAACCAAAAGCCATGAAATAATTGTAACCTTCAAATGCAGTTGCATCTACATATCCGTCTCCAGTAGTTCTACTGAATAAAACTGAAGCAGAAAGACCATTTTTCATTACTCCTGTATTGT is a window encoding:
- a CDS encoding TonB-dependent receptor translates to MKNWLLTGLLFMIVSTAFSQGKITGTITDGVGSLPGANVAIKGSSAATSTDFDGKFIIDATTSTGEIVISYLGYENQTIKFAVSNGATTNLGKIVLVSNSNELSEIVVTSSVIDVAKDRKTPVAVSTIKAAEIKEKLGSQEFPEILKSTPSVYASKAGGGYGDSRIAIRGFDQKNIAVMVNGVPINDMENSAVFWSNWAGISDVTSAMQVQRGLGASKLAISSVGGTINIITKTSDMKEGGSVSSSFGNNNYLKAQASYNTGVMKNGLSASVLFSRTTGDGYVDATAFEGYNYFMAFGYKASDKHNFQFTFTGAPQWHDQRTTSPLLSDYLKYGSNGTDPNIKYNSDWGMKNGEEYNLRTNYYHKPVMSLNWDYNINSTTKLSTVVYASWGRGGGTSSNGGIRGDNAYSTNNKLRTADGLVNFDLIQNWNSGQATTLGIRLPVNGKYENSADTGSNKVAGATVINNTAGISQIASVNSHNWYGTVINLDKKLSDNLTLDFGVEGRIYEGIHFQNLIDLFGADVYKNTANKNNNPEYFSTTYAPRPSGNPFVSTDYQDRINYWNDSKVNYYGAFSQLEYSTGNLTAFLQAAVSQQGYKRIDHMKYLASDPLADTDYKNITGGDVKLGANYNINEHHNVFANAGYYSKQPFFNAVYPNNASIVNPNLTNEKVKAIELGYGFRSGIFNANLNAYYTTWDDRFTTATDQAATNPSGYYTFQGVNEIHKGIELDVTAKPIDKLKLNGMISVGDWKYKGNATSSRFDVSNNAIDGDQPLYLDGVKVGNNAQTTMALGAAYEILDGLNVDANLNYSEKLFGNIDVSKFNVANNKGAMELPGFATTDAGVSYKWNITPKLGSLNFRLNVNNVFDKVFINESFTNIFADDNLPVATGQPAGSKGTYASNGQLYNGVATANKVYFGFGRTWNFSLRYDF